The following coding sequences are from one Phycisphaeraceae bacterium window:
- a CDS encoding PilZ domain-containing protein codes for MDDVMGVVEPVRQFIQLIRPDPREDSREASRAAVSGLACSLGRVIDFSQTGMRLETSRRWRPGRSRTITLSAAPFSLRLRVTGVWSRRTGWFRHIAGVRFVGLTAADAETLGLLLARHVVRVELARAS; via the coding sequence ATGGACGATGTCATGGGCGTGGTTGAGCCGGTGCGACAGTTCATTCAGTTGATCCGTCCCGACCCGCGGGAGGACTCGCGCGAGGCCTCCCGGGCGGCGGTCTCGGGCCTGGCCTGCTCCCTCGGGCGGGTGATCGACTTCTCGCAGACCGGGATGCGCCTGGAGACCTCCCGCCGCTGGCGTCCCGGGCGATCCAGGACGATCACCCTCTCGGCCGCGCCCTTCTCCCTGAGGCTGCGGGTGACCGGCGTCTGGTCCCGCCGCACGGGGTGGTTCCGGCACATCGCCGGCGTCCGCTTCGTCGGCCTGACCGCCGCCGACGCCGAGACGCTGGGCCTGCTCCTGGCCCGGCACGTCGTGCGGGTCGAGCTCGCCCGGGCGAGTTAG
- the rnpA gene encoding ribonuclease P protein component yields the protein MPTGGASSAAQASGRSLFRRRHRLTHAHEFQAVFDAKVRKVAGPLVVFAKPNDLPHCRLGLSVGRVAGNAVSRNRIKRLVREAFRLDHTGWPGPFDVVVNVRANARAMPLEEVRAALSDLLSQLDREWARRQRRAEQREGGTG from the coding sequence ATGCCAACCGGCGGCGCCTCTTCCGCGGCCCAAGCCTCCGGCCGGAGCCTCTTCCGCCGCCGGCACCGGCTGACCCACGCCCACGAGTTTCAGGCGGTGTTCGATGCCAAGGTGCGGAAGGTCGCCGGGCCACTGGTGGTCTTTGCCAAGCCCAACGATCTGCCCCACTGCCGGCTGGGGCTCTCGGTGGGCCGGGTGGCGGGGAACGCGGTCAGCAGGAACCGGATCAAGCGGCTGGTGCGAGAGGCGTTCCGGCTGGACCACACCGGCTGGCCGGGGCCGTTTGATGTGGTTGTGAATGTGCGGGCCAACGCCCGGGCGATGCCGCTGGAGGAGGTGCGGGCGGCGTTATCGGACCTGCTGTCGCAACTCGATCGCGAGTGGGCCCGGCGCCAGCGCCGGGCGGAGC